One segment of Massilia sp. Se16.2.3 DNA contains the following:
- the mreD gene encoding rod shape-determining protein MreD: MTGNRPHYILLPVSPLFIAFSLTCAFMLNLLPWGRWIGAPDFVALALIFWGIHQPRKVGIGVAFCMGLLMDVHDAALLGENALAYTLLSYVAIMIHRRVLWFPVLTQAMHVFPLLLLAQAIQALVHFFATGRFAGWLHFVESAVAVALWPLITWLLLAPQRRAVDRDHTRPI; the protein is encoded by the coding sequence ATGACCGGTAACCGTCCCCATTACATCCTGCTGCCGGTCAGCCCGCTGTTCATCGCGTTCAGCCTGACCTGCGCTTTCATGCTCAACCTGCTGCCCTGGGGCCGCTGGATCGGCGCGCCCGATTTCGTCGCGCTGGCGCTGATCTTCTGGGGCATCCACCAGCCGCGCAAGGTCGGCATCGGCGTCGCCTTCTGCATGGGCCTGCTGATGGACGTGCACGATGCGGCGCTGCTGGGCGAAAACGCGCTGGCCTATACGCTGCTGTCCTATGTCGCCATCATGATCCACCGCCGCGTGCTGTGGTTCCCGGTGCTGACCCAGGCCATGCACGTGTTCCCGCTGCTGCTGCTGGCCCAGGCGATCCAGGCGCTGGTGCATTTCTTCGCCACCGGCCGCTTCGCCGGCTGGCTGCACTTCGTCGAGAGTGCCGTCGCCGTTGCCCTCTGGCCGCTCATCACCTGGCTGCTGCTGGCACCGCAGCGCCGCGCCGTCGACCGCGACCATACGCGCCCCATCTGA
- a CDS encoding septal ring lytic transglycosylase RlpA family protein has translation MTASRHLPAVIVLAALLAGCGTTGSQKGTAQKAGAGRGAAKLPAAGSGRGGYYRDDGPGRNIPPGLELVPDAVVKAEPYAKWANRPYEVFGQTYTPILNEEAFVQRGVASWYGVKFHGQRTSSGEPYDMYAMTAAHPTLPIPSYVRVTNVATGKSVVVRVNDRGPFHASRVIDVSYTAALKLGLLGRGSHEVTVERLFAGDVPRFAGAGRPAPAKAQPAPPEIAALMLEDRVQSDSAAVAQALPVPLKPATDSAATEEGAPSGGFYLQLGAYSRADTARDKARQMSRQLADAGVPIAGLEVAPAGSVHRLYGGPFGSREQAQEAARALPSEWGLKPIVVKR, from the coding sequence ATGACCGCTTCGAGACATCTCCCAGCGGTCATTGTCCTCGCGGCCTTGTTGGCCGGATGCGGCACCACTGGCAGCCAGAAGGGCACGGCACAGAAAGCCGGCGCCGGCCGGGGTGCGGCGAAGCTGCCGGCGGCCGGTTCCGGCCGCGGCGGCTATTACCGGGACGACGGCCCGGGCCGCAACATCCCGCCGGGGCTGGAACTGGTGCCCGACGCCGTCGTCAAGGCCGAACCCTATGCCAAATGGGCGAACCGGCCCTACGAAGTATTCGGCCAGACCTATACCCCCATCCTCAACGAGGAAGCCTTTGTCCAGCGCGGCGTGGCCAGTTGGTACGGCGTCAAGTTCCATGGCCAGCGCACCTCCTCGGGCGAACCCTACGACATGTACGCGATGACGGCGGCGCACCCGACGCTGCCGATCCCTTCGTATGTGCGCGTCACCAATGTGGCCACCGGCAAGTCTGTGGTGGTGCGCGTCAACGACCGCGGGCCCTTCCATGCCAGCCGCGTCATCGACGTTTCGTACACGGCGGCGCTGAAACTGGGCCTGCTGGGCAGGGGCAGCCATGAAGTCACGGTCGAACGCCTGTTCGCCGGCGATGTTCCGCGCTTCGCCGGCGCCGGCAGGCCCGCGCCTGCAAAAGCGCAACCTGCGCCGCCGGAAATCGCCGCGCTGATGCTGGAAGACCGCGTGCAGTCCGACAGCGCCGCCGTCGCGCAAGCCTTGCCGGTGCCGCTCAAGCCGGCAACCGACAGCGCCGCGACCGAAGAGGGCGCGCCCAGTGGCGGCTTCTACCTGCAGCTCGGCGCCTACAGCCGCGCCGACACGGCCCGGGACAAAGCCAGGCAAATGAGCCGCCAGCTGGCCGATGCCGGCGTTCCCATCGCCGGCCTGGAGGTGGCGCCGGCCGGCAGCGTGCACCGCCTGTACGGCGGACCTTTCGGCTCGCGCGAGCAGGCACAGGAAGCGGCGCGGGCGCTGCCGTCGGAATGGGGTTTGAAGCCGATTGTGGTGAAGCGCTAG
- the mrdA gene encoding penicillin-binding protein 2, translating to MTEIKDSDREIHLFRLRLTALAVLVFVCFGCLVARFVWLQVIQHDQYASQAEDNRIALVPIVPNRGLIVDRNGVVLARNYSAYTLEITPSKLQASMDSVIDELAKLVAIEAKDRKRFKRLLEESRSFASVPLRTRLTDDEVARFTAQRFRFPGVEVQARLFRQYPLGEVASHVIGYIGRINQKEAAALEESEDAANYNGTDYIGKEGLEKKYESYLHGTTGYEEVERTAGGRAIRTLSRRPPVPGSNLILSIDIELQKVVEEAFGDQRGAFVAIDPATGDVLAYVSRPGFDPNLFVDGIDSQSWNELNTSLDKPLMNRPLSGTYPPGSTFKPFMSLAALEYGLRRPSDAIRDPGFFVLGGHRFNDDKPGGHGYVDMYRSIAESCDTFYYQLGNEMGIDRISNFMRPFGFGVPTGIDLEHEKIGVLPSKEWKANRFKRNRAAQKWVGGDTISVSIGQGFNNYTIIQLAHAVANLANNGVVMRPHLVKLIEDGATRQRTLTVPKESRRIALKQENIDFIKRAMVGVTQENYGTGHRAFANAGYISAGKTGTAQVIGLKGGKYNAHAIDERHRDNALYTAFAPADKPTIAIALVVENAGFGAASAAPIARKALDYYLLGKRPPPPKPAEEGAPGAKPGTVQAGAKPAPATAPGTAPALVPTAASATPRGTPVTTAAAPQPAPARKAPAPATLPAAVPARRRRAPQYPTRSKQMAYYPERRSLSRRLKPYFTVFDWPLAIVLFMLLTTSMITMSSAGLEFPGRVESQMRNFVLAFVVMWLAALVPPQTLMRLAVPIYTFGVTLLVAVAVFGIIKKGARRWLHVGVDIQPSEIMKIATPLMLAWYFQQRARVGNWKSFAVAAVLLAIPFGLIAKQPDLGTALLVGASGFYVIFLAGLSWKVLIALAVGAAASMPIAWSMLHDYQRERVMTLIDPTSDPLGKGFHIIQSTIAIGSGGITGKGYAQGTQGQLEFVPEQTTDFLFSVYSEEFGLVGNLFLLVIYLLLIGRGMMIAANAPNLFSRLLAGAITMIFFTYAFVNMGMVSGILPVVGVPLPFMSYGGTAFITLGLGAGILMSIQRHRKLVQT from the coding sequence ATGACTGAAATAAAAGACAGCGACCGCGAGATCCACCTGTTCCGCCTGCGCCTGACCGCGCTGGCGGTGCTGGTGTTCGTCTGCTTCGGCTGCCTGGTCGCACGATTTGTCTGGCTGCAGGTGATCCAGCACGACCAGTATGCCTCCCAGGCAGAGGACAACCGGATTGCCCTGGTGCCGATCGTGCCCAATCGCGGCCTGATCGTGGACCGCAACGGCGTCGTCCTGGCGCGCAACTACTCGGCCTACACGCTCGAGATCACGCCCTCGAAACTGCAGGCGAGCATGGACTCGGTGATCGACGAGCTGGCCAAGCTGGTCGCGATCGAAGCGAAGGACCGCAAGCGCTTCAAGCGCCTGCTGGAAGAATCGCGCAGCTTCGCCAGCGTGCCGCTGCGCACCCGCCTGACCGACGACGAAGTGGCGCGCTTCACCGCGCAGCGCTTCCGCTTCCCCGGCGTGGAGGTGCAGGCGCGCCTGTTCCGCCAGTACCCGCTGGGCGAGGTCGCCTCGCACGTGATCGGCTACATCGGCCGCATCAACCAGAAAGAGGCGGCCGCGCTCGAGGAGAGCGAAGACGCGGCCAACTACAACGGCACCGACTACATCGGCAAGGAAGGCCTCGAGAAGAAATACGAGAGCTACCTGCACGGCACTACCGGTTACGAGGAAGTCGAGCGCACCGCGGGCGGGCGGGCGATCCGGACGCTGTCGCGCCGTCCGCCGGTCCCGGGCAGCAACCTGATCCTGTCGATCGACATCGAGCTGCAAAAAGTGGTCGAGGAAGCCTTCGGCGACCAGCGCGGCGCGTTTGTCGCGATCGATCCGGCCACCGGCGACGTGCTGGCTTACGTGTCGCGGCCCGGTTTCGACCCGAACCTGTTCGTCGACGGCATCGACAGCCAGAGCTGGAACGAACTCAATACCTCGCTCGACAAGCCGCTGATGAACCGCCCGCTGTCGGGCACCTATCCGCCCGGCTCGACCTTCAAGCCCTTCATGTCGCTGGCCGCGCTGGAGTACGGCCTGCGCCGCCCGTCGGACGCGATCCGCGACCCCGGCTTTTTCGTCCTCGGCGGCCACCGCTTCAACGACGACAAGCCGGGCGGCCACGGCTACGTCGACATGTACCGCTCGATCGCCGAGTCCTGCGACACCTTCTATTACCAGCTCGGCAATGAGATGGGCATCGACCGGATTTCCAACTTCATGCGACCGTTCGGCTTTGGCGTGCCGACCGGGATCGACCTCGAACACGAGAAGATCGGCGTGCTGCCATCGAAAGAGTGGAAGGCCAATCGCTTCAAGCGCAACCGTGCGGCCCAGAAGTGGGTTGGCGGCGACACCATTTCGGTCTCGATCGGGCAGGGCTTCAACAACTACACCATCATCCAGCTGGCGCATGCGGTGGCCAACCTGGCCAATAACGGCGTGGTGATGCGGCCGCACCTGGTCAAGCTGATCGAGGACGGCGCCACGCGCCAGCGCACGCTGACGGTGCCGAAGGAAAGCCGGCGCATCGCGCTGAAACAGGAAAACATCGATTTCATCAAGCGTGCGATGGTGGGCGTGACCCAGGAAAACTATGGCACCGGCCACCGCGCCTTTGCCAACGCCGGCTATATCTCGGCGGGCAAGACCGGTACCGCCCAGGTGATCGGCCTGAAGGGCGGCAAGTACAACGCCCACGCGATTGACGAGCGCCACCGCGACAACGCGCTGTACACGGCGTTCGCGCCGGCCGACAAGCCGACCATCGCCATCGCGCTGGTAGTCGAGAACGCGGGCTTCGGTGCCGCCTCGGCCGCGCCGATCGCGCGCAAGGCGCTCGACTACTACCTGCTCGGCAAGCGCCCGCCGCCGCCGAAGCCGGCCGAGGAGGGGGCGCCTGGCGCCAAGCCGGGCACGGTGCAAGCCGGGGCGAAGCCGGCGCCCGCTACGGCGCCCGGTACGGCGCCTGCGCTGGTGCCGACGGCCGCTTCCGCTACGCCACGCGGCACGCCTGTCACGACCGCGGCCGCCCCACAGCCGGCGCCGGCACGGAAGGCGCCGGCCCCCGCCACGCTGCCGGCCGCCGTTCCCGCCCGCCGCCGCCGCGCGCCGCAGTACCCGACAAGGAGTAAGCAGATGGCCTATTACCCGGAACGGCGCTCCCTCAGCCGCCGGCTCAAGCCCTATTTCACGGTGTTCGACTGGCCGCTGGCGATCGTGCTGTTCATGCTGCTCACGACCAGCATGATCACGATGTCCTCGGCCGGCCTCGAGTTCCCGGGCCGCGTCGAATCGCAGATGCGCAATTTCGTGCTCGCCTTCGTCGTCATGTGGCTGGCCGCCCTGGTGCCGCCGCAAACGCTGATGCGCCTGGCCGTGCCGATCTATACCTTCGGGGTGACGCTGCTGGTGGCGGTCGCCGTGTTCGGCATCATCAAGAAGGGTGCGCGCCGCTGGCTGCACGTGGGTGTCGACATCCAGCCTTCCGAAATCATGAAGATCGCCACGCCCCTGATGCTGGCCTGGTATTTCCAGCAACGCGCCCGGGTCGGCAACTGGAAGTCGTTCGCGGTCGCGGCGGTGCTGCTGGCGATTCCGTTCGGGCTGATCGCCAAGCAGCCCGATCTCGGCACCGCGCTGCTGGTCGGCGCTTCCGGCTTCTACGTGATCTTCCTGGCCGGCCTGTCGTGGAAAGTGCTGATCGCCCTTGCCGTGGGCGCCGCGGCCAGCATGCCGATTGCCTGGTCGATGCTGCACGACTACCAGCGCGAACGCGTCATGACCCTGATCGACCCGACTTCCGATCCGCTGGGCAAGGGCTTCCACATCATCCAGTCGACCATCGCGATCGGTTCGGGCGGTATCACCGGCAAGGGCTATGCCCAGGGCACCCAGGGCCAGCTCGAATTCGTTCCCGAACAAACCACGGACTTCCTGTTCTCGGTGTATTCCGAAGAATTTGGGCTGGTCGGCAACCTATTTCTTTTGGTAATCTATCTCTTGCTGATCGGCCGCGGCATGATGATCGCCGCGAATGCCCCGAATCTGTTCTCGCGGCTGCTGGCCGGCGCGATCACGATGATCTTCTTTACCTATGCGTTCGTCAACATGGGCATGGTGAGCGGGATCCTGCCGGTGGTCGGCGTTCCGCTGCCGTTCATGAGCTATGGCGGCACCGCGTTCATCACGCTGGGCCTGGGCGCTGGCATATTGATGAGTATTCAACGGCACCGGAAACTGGTGCAAACGTGA
- a CDS encoding nuclear transport factor 2 family protein translates to MHQHDEVLAAIDAYCRGVYHGDIGLLRSVFDPRAQLFAEVRGQAYFRPLDDYLAVVAGRASPASLGQAFAMKPLHIEITGEIAFAKVHCPMFDFHYIDYLSFVRQEGQWKIVNKTFTDVPVAQDRPAPLT, encoded by the coding sequence ATGCACCAGCACGACGAAGTCCTTGCAGCCATCGACGCCTATTGCCGCGGCGTGTACCACGGAGACATCGGGCTCCTGCGCTCGGTCTTCGATCCCCGTGCGCAGCTGTTTGCCGAAGTGCGCGGACAAGCTTATTTCCGGCCGCTGGACGATTATCTCGCCGTGGTCGCAGGACGCGCATCGCCCGCCTCGCTCGGGCAGGCATTCGCGATGAAGCCGCTCCACATCGAGATTACAGGCGAGATCGCTTTTGCGAAAGTTCATTGCCCGATGTTCGATTTCCATTACATCGACTACCTGAGCTTCGTCCGGCAGGAAGGACAGTGGAAAATCGTCAACAAGACGTTTACCGATGTGCCAGTTGCGCAGGATCGCCCTGCACCATTGACCTAG
- the gatB gene encoding Asp-tRNA(Asn)/Glu-tRNA(Gln) amidotransferase subunit GatB, with amino-acid sequence MQWEVVIGLENHVQLTTNSKIFSGSAIQFGAAPNTQASPVDLALPGVLPVMNKGAVERAIRFGLAVGAKIAPHSVFARKNYFYPDLPKGYQISQFEDPVVQGGTITFGYEKDGKLETKTVNLTRAHLEEDAGKSLHEDYAGMTGIDLNRAGTPLLEIVSEPEMRSAAEAVAYAKALHGLVMWLGVCDGNMQEGSFRCDVNVSVRPMGQKEFGTRCEIKNLNSFRFMEEAIHYEVRRQIELIEDGGKVQQATRLWDPDKKETRAMRSKEDAQDYRYFPDPDLPPLTISEDWIERVRASMPELPGAMRARFTGEYGLPEYDSLILTSSQAMATYYEAVVEKAGKANAKAVANWMMGDVSSTLNREGVDVSEAPVQASQLALLIQRIADGTISNKAGKEVFAAMWEAKSLDDNLADTVIEQKGLKQISDTGALEAIVDEVLAANAKSVEQYRAGKEAAINALIGQAMKASKGKANPAQVTELLKKKLAG; translated from the coding sequence ATGCAATGGGAAGTCGTCATCGGTCTTGAGAACCACGTCCAGCTCACGACCAATTCGAAAATCTTCAGCGGCAGCGCGATCCAGTTCGGCGCCGCGCCGAACACGCAGGCCAGTCCCGTGGACCTGGCCCTGCCGGGCGTGCTGCCCGTGATGAACAAGGGCGCCGTCGAGCGCGCGATCCGCTTCGGCCTGGCGGTCGGTGCGAAAATCGCCCCGCATTCCGTCTTCGCGCGCAAGAACTACTTTTATCCCGACCTGCCCAAGGGCTACCAGATCAGCCAGTTCGAAGACCCCGTGGTCCAGGGCGGCACGATCACCTTCGGCTACGAGAAGGATGGGAAACTCGAGACGAAAACCGTCAACCTGACCCGCGCCCACCTCGAGGAAGACGCCGGCAAATCGCTGCACGAGGACTATGCAGGCATGACCGGCATCGACCTGAACCGCGCCGGCACGCCGCTGCTGGAAATCGTCTCGGAGCCGGAGATGCGCAGCGCCGCCGAAGCGGTCGCCTACGCAAAAGCCCTGCACGGCCTGGTGATGTGGCTGGGCGTCTGCGACGGCAACATGCAGGAAGGCTCCTTCCGCTGCGACGTCAACGTTTCGGTGCGGCCGATGGGCCAGAAGGAATTCGGCACCCGCTGCGAGATCAAGAACCTGAACTCCTTCCGCTTCATGGAAGAGGCGATCCACTACGAAGTGCGCCGCCAGATCGAACTGATCGAGGACGGCGGCAAGGTCCAGCAGGCCACGCGCCTGTGGGACCCGGACAAGAAGGAAACCCGCGCCATGCGCTCGAAAGAGGACGCGCAGGACTATCGCTACTTCCCCGACCCGGACTTGCCGCCCTTGACGATCTCGGAAGACTGGATCGAGCGCGTGCGTGCGTCGATGCCGGAACTGCCGGGCGCCATGCGTGCACGCTTCACCGGCGAGTACGGCCTGCCGGAATACGATAGCCTGATCCTGACCTCTTCCCAGGCGATGGCGACCTACTACGAAGCCGTGGTGGAGAAAGCCGGCAAAGCGAACGCGAAAGCAGTGGCGAACTGGATGATGGGCGACGTCTCGTCGACCCTGAACCGCGAAGGCGTCGACGTCAGTGAAGCGCCGGTGCAGGCGTCGCAGCTGGCCCTGCTCATCCAGCGCATCGCCGACGGCACGATCTCGAACAAGGCCGGCAAGGAAGTGTTCGCGGCGATGTGGGAAGCCAAATCGCTCGACGACAACCTGGCCGACACCGTCATCGAGCAAAAAGGGCTGAAGCAGATTTCGGACACGGGCGCCCTGGAAGCGATCGTCGACGAGGTGCTGGCGGCGAACGCGAAATCGGTCGAGCAGTACCGCGCCGGCAAGGAAGCGGCGATCAACGCGCTGATCGGCCAGGCCATGAAGGCCTCGAAAGGCAAGGCCAATCCGGCGCAGGTGACGGAGCTGCTGAAGAAGAAGCTGGCGGGCTGA
- the gatC gene encoding Asp-tRNA(Asn)/Glu-tRNA(Gln) amidotransferase subunit GatC yields the protein MSLTLSDVKRIANLAQLDMDDAHAETALGELNGIFALAEQMQAVDTTGVAPLSHPLAAILSLPLRLREDVVTEENRREAYQAPAPKTQDGLYLVPKVIE from the coding sequence ATGTCCCTGACTCTTTCAGACGTAAAACGCATCGCCAACCTGGCCCAGCTCGATATGGACGACGCCCATGCCGAAACCGCGCTGGGTGAGCTCAATGGCATCTTTGCACTGGCCGAACAGATGCAGGCGGTCGATACAACAGGTGTTGCGCCCTTGTCGCATCCGCTGGCCGCGATCCTGTCGCTGCCGCTGCGCCTGCGCGAAGACGTGGTGACGGAAGAAAACCGCCGCGAAGCCTACCAGGCGCCGGCGCCCAAGACTCAGGACGGCCTGTACCTGGTACCGAAGGTCATCGAGTAA
- a CDS encoding rod shape-determining protein, whose amino-acid sequence MFGSLRSYFSNDLAIDLGTANTLIYVRGQGIVLDEPSVVAIRQQGGPNGKKTIQAVGKKAKQMLGKVPGNIEAIRPMKDGVIADFTVTEEMLKQFIRMVHDSKFFRPSPRIIICVPCGSTQVERRAIRESALGAGASQVYLIEEPMAAAIGAGLPVSDATGSMVVDIGGGTTEVGIISLGGMVYKGSVRVGGDKFDEAIVNYIRRNYGMLIGEQTAEAIKKAIGSAFPGSEVKEMEVKGRNLSEGIPRAFTISSNEILEALTDPLNNIVSAVKNALEQTPPELGADIAEKGMMLTGGGALLRDLDRLLMEETGLPVLVAEDPLTCVVRGSGMALEHNDKLGSIFSYE is encoded by the coding sequence ATGTTTGGTTCTTTACGCAGTTACTTCTCGAACGACCTGGCCATCGACCTGGGTACCGCCAATACGCTGATCTACGTGCGCGGCCAGGGCATCGTGCTGGACGAACCGTCGGTCGTGGCAATCCGCCAGCAGGGCGGCCCGAACGGCAAGAAGACGATCCAGGCGGTCGGCAAGAAAGCCAAGCAGATGCTGGGCAAGGTGCCGGGCAATATCGAGGCGATCCGCCCGATGAAGGACGGCGTCATCGCCGACTTCACCGTCACCGAGGAGATGCTCAAGCAGTTCATCCGCATGGTGCACGATTCCAAATTCTTCCGTCCGTCGCCACGCATCATCATCTGCGTGCCTTGCGGTTCGACCCAGGTCGAGCGCCGCGCGATCCGCGAATCGGCCCTCGGCGCCGGTGCCTCGCAGGTCTACCTGATCGAGGAACCGATGGCCGCCGCGATCGGTGCCGGCCTGCCGGTCTCGGACGCGACCGGTTCGATGGTGGTCGACATCGGCGGCGGCACCACCGAAGTGGGCATCATCTCGCTGGGCGGCATGGTCTATAAAGGTTCGGTGCGCGTGGGCGGCGACAAGTTCGACGAAGCCATCGTCAACTACATCCGCCGCAACTACGGCATGCTGATCGGCGAACAGACCGCGGAAGCGATCAAGAAGGCCATCGGTTCGGCCTTCCCGGGTTCGGAAGTGAAGGAAATGGAAGTCAAGGGCCGCAACCTGTCCGAAGGCATCCCGCGCGCGTTCACGATCTCGAGCAACGAGATCCTGGAAGCGCTGACCGACCCGCTCAACAACATCGTCTCGGCCGTGAAGAATGCGCTCGAACAGACCCCGCCGGAACTGGGCGCCGACATCGCCGAGAAGGGCATGATGCTGACCGGCGGCGGCGCGCTGCTGCGCGACCTCGACCGTCTGCTGATGGAAGAGACCGGCCTGCCGGTGCTGGTGGCCGAAGACCCGCTGACCTGCGTGGTGCGCGGTTCGGGCATGGCGCTGGAACACAACGACAAGCTGGGCTCGATCTTCTCCTACGAGTAA
- a CDS encoding SPOR domain-containing protein yields MRPLAAAPAAPSGTPVACVETDAFAAGDARRFETRLAPLDLGTRQTRLTVPFQEVTSYMVYLPSQGSKEAADRRVAQLQEQGVTSFFVVQGDSPMKWAISLGVFKSDAAAHAEVANLAKKGVQGVRILPRGPQTQRFAYRFRGIDTGIRASIVEAGRNMPAAVLHICK; encoded by the coding sequence ATGCGCCCCCTGGCTGCCGCCCCGGCGGCGCCTTCCGGCACGCCGGTCGCCTGCGTCGAGACCGACGCCTTTGCCGCCGGCGACGCGCGCCGCTTCGAGACGCGCCTGGCGCCGCTGGACCTCGGCACGCGCCAGACCCGCCTGACGGTGCCCTTCCAGGAAGTGACGAGCTACATGGTCTACCTGCCATCCCAGGGCAGCAAGGAAGCCGCCGACCGCCGCGTCGCCCAGCTGCAGGAGCAGGGCGTGACGAGCTTCTTCGTGGTCCAGGGCGATTCGCCGATGAAATGGGCGATCTCGCTGGGCGTCTTCAAATCGGACGCGGCCGCACATGCGGAAGTGGCGAACCTGGCGAAAAAAGGCGTCCAGGGCGTGCGCATCCTCCCGCGCGGGCCGCAAACCCAGCGCTTCGCCTACCGCTTCCGCGGTATCGATACCGGCATCCGTGCGAGCATCGTCGAAGCCGGCCGCAACATGCCGGCTGCGGTGCTGCATATCTGCAAGTGA